The genomic stretch CACTCTCCATAACTGCTCCTGTCTCAGGAAGTCAGTGAGGCAGCTTCTTTTTGAAACAAGCACAAAATACTAATTCATCTTCCAGTGAACCGTGGACaggttattttgctgatgtggCTTTTTAAGTGTAGTTAGTTGGAGATGTTCATGCAAGATGTCTACAGTgtggagaaagtgctgcaacTTTTCATGGCTAATTAATGAGAGTTAGACAGGCAGATACATTGTGGTGGGAGCTGTGTGGTGTGGGAGTCCAGCTATGTGCTGTATAGACACAAGTTTCATGGATTATTCATTGCCTGAGAAACGGAGAGATGAAGGCCGGAGAGACGGTGAAAAAAATGAGAGAGGCACTGAGAGAAATGCAAAGTAAGCGTTCCTGAGGTTTTGTGTAGAACTGAAAAGGAAAGGCTCCGTCTGtgtcccttttcctttcccttgATTTTTGCACGGTTGGCCCATCTTCAGCAACCTCGCTGTAACTTAATCTCAAAGGGAATACACCCGAGATCATCTCTTgctttactttattattttgctctctgcctctcatttTCTCACCTTCATCTGTACCATGCACGTTTCCCTCCGTCTCTTCTCGAGTTGTTAATCACCAGCGAGGCAAcattcagcctctgtgtgtatgtagtCGTGGGAGGAAGGATGTGAGATGCTTCAGAGGTCGGCCCCGCTCTGCTCCGTGCCATGAGCCGCTGCTAGGCGCGCCGCCAGTGCTGCTAAACAGGGCACAGCCAATGCCTGAGTTTTATCTCCCGCTCCGCCCCAGCAGAGGCCCTGCAGTTGTAGGCTGCCTGGAGAGGTGGGGTTTGCTCTCCCTGGCAGTGCAGGATGGAAAATGAAAGGGAGAGACCAGAGTTTACAGTGGCTTCACTAAATTTGGGTTATGGTTGACACAAATTGAGAAATTGCGCAATAAGCTGTCATTAATCTCTGTAGGAATTCTGTAATTTTCCGGCAGATTGTTGCTCGACCGAAAAACAATTCATCCCCATAACGGACGATCTCAGAAAGCACTCACTGTTTCTCATTTGGAATTACAGGGTGTCTTTGTTTAGTGGTTTTTGTTTGAGAAAATACTACAGAAATTTGTGACAAAAGTATAATTCTAATTTATATTTATGGAAAAACAAGATTTTCCACCAAAACATGCAGTTTACCAAAAGTTGTTTGGTAAGCAAATTATATTGGGACTTTAGAAATGAGAAGAGTCGGGTGTCGCTGCTCTAtctaatatttgaaaataaaatccttgtATTAATAATGCAACAAGTTTAACTtcttgctgtgtttgttttctagaTCAACGTCCGGGTCACCACCATGGATGCAGAGCTGGAGTTTGCCATCCAGCCCAATACCACAGGGAAACAGCTCTTCGACCAGGTGTGCACGAGTGACACAACTGACTTCATTTTTTATATCTTCCACGTCCCACTTTACCCTCATCCTACATCCATTAACTGATATAATTCAGTGAATCAGAAGATTTACCCAAACAAGTTGTGCACGCAGTTTACCTGATGGGCTTGTAATTGTCAGCCAGTTTTAGAAACTTTCACAGCAGTGATAAGGTGATGAGCTGCACTGTATTGATAAGATAAATATACTATTATATGACAACACCCTATTGAAAGAACCCCACCTCTGTGGCATGTCACCGTCTTTCTTTCCATCCATTTCCTGTCTGTCTACACTGAACAGCTGAAAATGATCCTTTAACAAGCTGTAGcaatgtatttctttttgttttgatctcAGGTGGTGAAGACAGTGGGTCTGCGGGAGGTCTGGTTCTTCGGTCTACAGTATGTGGACAGTAAAGGCTACAGCACCTGGCTCAAACTCAATAAGAAGGTCGGTGTCACATCACatcaaaataaacagtttgtagctgttctttcttccttcttccatctctctgcctccttctcttcttAACTCTTTGCCATGATTCAATCttggtctgtttgtctgtgtctgtttgggATTTGTCTGGAAGTTGTGCTGTGGTTTGGAGCCTCGGATGTTCTCTTTCAACAGCCCTCCTCTCTCATTCAGGGCAACATACCCTCCGGCCTAAACCTCTGCTattacagtgtgtctgtgtgtttccgAGTATGCGTGACAGAAAATCCCCCTCAAcagttttctgtgtctctgtctgtctgcttgtgtacGTACCACTAACATATGTCAGACGACGCACATTACAGAAGTGTCTTGTGGTAAATGTGCTTGTTAATTAGTTACTTAATGTACTTTTGTGATGGATTTTAGCTCAAACAATGCTACGTTTTTGAGGCAGATGCATTTCTTAAACATAAGCACAAAagataaacatatttaaagcaACCCGAAATGAGGTTATTAAACAATCTCAGCAGATAAGTCATTACTGCAAAAGCATGATAGTCTATAGTCACCAATTGTGCTCAAAAATGATTATTTACAAGCTGACGTGTTCATTCTACCTGGACACTAAGATGTAGctgtgacacaaacatgatGTGACTGAGCGATGGATGAATAAtgacactgttgttgttttttaggtGACCCAGCAGGATGTGAAGAAGGAGAACCCCCTGCAGTTTAAGTTCAGAGCCAAATTCTTCCCTGAGGATGTGTCGGAGGAGCTCATCCAGGAGATCACCCAGAGACTCTTCTTTCTTCAGGTAACAAACCACTGATCAAGTTTTCAACTAGATGTAGTGAATTTTTTGGTGCTATTTGAAAACTTGAAAACTATTATTAACTATTTTACGTCCTCCCCGTTCTGCCAGGTGAAGGAGGCCATCCTGAATGATGAGAACTATTGTCCCCCAGAGACGGCGGTGTTACTGGCATCATACGCCGTCCAGACCAAGTATGGAGACTACAACAAAGATGCCCACAAGCCTGGCTACCTTACCCATGACAGACTGCTGCCTCAGAGGTACAAACATCTCACAAACCGCTCTGAACATGAGTGACCAAACGGCCACCTACTGTGGGAGGCGTCCGCTCAgttcccccacacacacacacacacacgcactacaTCACACAAACCCTGGAATGCGTCTCGTTCCCTGGTAGGATCTTGTATGATTTCCTCCGGAGGAAACAATTCTGTGCCGATCGACATTCCTTCAGGCGAAAGTCATTTcattgtggctgtgtgtgtctgtttgtgtgcagagtcCTGGAGCAACACAAGCTGACCAAGGAGCAGTGGGAGGACCGGATACAGACTTGGCATGAAGAACACAGAGGAATGCTCAGGTGTGTGTTAAATTGaaggagataaagaaaaaaatctttctgtgtgtacgtgtttgaAACTTGTTAGGACGAGGAGTGTGTCGACATACCCTGGGatgtaattgtattttaaaaatgtaaattaatttcTCTTTCACAGCTATGATAATATTTCTAAAAGCATAACTCATGaccctctgtgtttcctcttcgtTAGAGAGGACTCGATGATGGAGTATCTTAAAATCGCCCAGGACCTGGAGATGTACGGCGTCAACTACTTtgagattaaaaacaagaagGGCACACAGCTGTGGTTGGGCGTGGATGCTCTCGGCCTCAACATCTATGAGCATGAAGACAAGTaaggcacaaaaacacacagatctgtCAGGTGTACTCACAAAATAACTGCTCTATCATTCTGGAGAAATTCTTTGTTTGATATCAACATAAACATTGGGCGAGGACTCACAAGTGTACAATAGTCTAGAGGACAATATTTTTAGAAGTGAAAAATGAGGCTGAGGTGGAGAAAGGAACTGAAGAGTCTTTCCTGGTCAGATTTTCGTTTCCCCTTTCGTAGAGGAAAGTATAGATATAATCAGAACTCTTGTAGCGTttcctctcactgtctctctgccttGGCCTTCCTGTCTGTTATCTGGGGTCATCACAGCTGCCATCCTTTTTCCCTCGCCCAGGTGACAACAGAGACCTGTTCCTTTCTGATCAGAGAACTACAGGTATCCTGTCAAATTTTGGCAGGAGAGGATATTTAGAGTTTCATCCAccttctgtttcctgtcattcTTTCCAATTTCACTGATGCAGCCTGAAAAATCCAGTCTGATAATTTCATGTTAGTCAGTTTGTCCATGCTGGGCACCATCTGCTGGCCAAGTTTTATaaagcatgtttttttgttttcaggttgacACCAAAGATTGGCTTCCCCTGGAGCGAGATTCGAAACATCTCTTTCAACGACAAGAAGTTCGTCATCAAACCTATCGACAAGAAAGCGCCTGTGAGTGTGAAATTCATCAAAAGTGTCCTCAGAAAAATGTCCTGCTTTACAGTTAAGTATATAtcttctgcttctctcttttcttacCCTTGTaggactttgtgttttatgCCCCGCGACTGCGCATCAACAAGCGAATCTTGGCGTTGTGTATGGGAAACCACGAGTTGTacatgaggaggagaaagccCGACACCATCGAGGTGCAACAGATGAAGGCTCAGGCCCGGGAGGAGAAGCACCACAAACAAATGGAGAGGTACTGAAAACACCATATACACCATGCACAAATATTTCCTCTTAActattgtaaattaaattgataGCAAATCCTATCAGACCAAGGTTTTAAGCGATGTAGCAACTGTTTACTCCAAGTATGCTGCTTGTAAATATCAGTTATAATGCTTCTCCACCAGAGGGCTGTCTTCCTTTTTTTACACGCCTGCTCTGAGGCAGGAGTATGTGGTCATTTTATGGCGTTAAAAAAGTGCTTGCTTTAACATTCAATTAATaaacgtgttgttttttttcccagggcCCAGCTGGAGAATGAGAAAAAGAAGCGAGAGCATgcggagaaagaaaaggagaagataGAGCGTGAGAAAGATGAGCTCATGGAGCGGCTAAGACACATTGAGGAGCAGACGATGAGAGCTCAGAAAGGTATTTGGTTTTCTTACTTATCGATCTGTTCACTTATCAGTGCTGcctccccctcacctccctctgtcTATCAAATCAGAGCATCTCTCTTGGGCTGCAAGATCAGTTGTGTCTGTTGAACTGAAAATTTGGTTGAAGCCGTCCCTCtttgtttgaactgtttttgtgtttgttcccaCAGAGCTCGAGGAGCAGACTCGCCGGGccctggagctggagcaggagagaaggagagcgagggaggaggcggagaggctggagagagagaggacaatgGCAGAGGAGGCGAAGGGGGAGCTGGCCAAACAGGCCGCAGACCAGCTGAAGAACCAGGAGCAACTGGTGCGTGTTTGTTTGACTGATGCTGCGAGCAATTTCAGGCTGTGTACATTTTTGTGCACACAAGCCTCTTTAATAGACAGTGAAGTCCATTCTTCTGCAAGCAGACACTGACTGTTTGATGTATGTTTGATCCCAGGCTGCTGAACTGGCAGAATTCACAGCCAAGATCGCTCTCCTGGAAGATGccaagaggaagaaagaagatgaGGCTTCAGAATGGCAACACAAGGTAACGCACTCCTCTCCCCTCAATCCTGCAGAAGCAAACTTGGGCCTCATTGTTAAATCTTTCATCAGAATTGTGATTAACCTTTTAACCACTTGGAAATCTTCCCAATAGCTGCATACTATGGCTGAGTCTTATCtgttacagtatatttaaaGCATAACCCATCAAGGTTTCAGAACTAATGGAGTCAGGGctgacctcctcctccgttATTAAACTATGCGGTCCTCCTCCATGCTCCCTCTTGCAGGCTCTCTCAGCCCAGGATGACTTGGAGAAGACCAAGGAGGAGCTAAAGACGGCGATGACAATTATGCCAGCAGCTCCAGGCGGCAATGCCGAGAGCGAGCACGACGAGCAGGACGAGAACCACGCAGAGGCCAGTGCCGAGCTGTCCAACGAGGGCGTCAGCGAGATCGACCTCCGCAGCGAAGAGGCGCGCGTCACTGAAGCCCAGAAGAACGAGagggtgaagcagcagctgcaggtgagcGACGAGGGAAACGTTCagagaaatctgaaaatatcaGTTGAAGTAGTTTTGTAGCAAAGAAGAAACACCA from Hippoglossus stenolepis isolate QCI-W04-F060 chromosome 24, HSTE1.2, whole genome shotgun sequence encodes the following:
- the LOC118103383 gene encoding radixin isoform X1 — protein: MPKPINVRVTTMDAELEFAIQPNTTGKQLFDQVVKTVGLREVWFFGLQYVDSKGYSTWLKLNKKVTQQDVKKENPLQFKFRAKFFPEDVSEELIQEITQRLFFLQVKEAILNDENYCPPETAVLLASYAVQTKYGDYNKDAHKPGYLTHDRLLPQRVLEQHKLTKEQWEDRIQTWHEEHRGMLREDSMMEYLKIAQDLEMYGVNYFEIKNKKGTQLWLGVDALGLNIYEHEDKLTPKIGFPWSEIRNISFNDKKFVIKPIDKKAPDFVFYAPRLRINKRILALCMGNHELYMRRRKPDTIEVQQMKAQAREEKHHKQMERAQLENEKKKREHAEKEKEKIEREKDELMERLRHIEEQTMRAQKELEEQTRRALELEQERRRAREEAERLERERTMAEEAKGELAKQAADQLKNQEQLAAELAEFTAKIALLEDAKRKKEDEASEWQHKALSAQDDLEKTKEELKTAMTIMPAAPGGNAESEHDEQDENHAEASAELSNEGVSEIDLRSEEARVTEAQKNERVKQQLQTLSSELAEARDETKKTQNDVLHAENVKAGRDKYKTLRQIRSGNTKQRIDEFESM
- the LOC118103383 gene encoding radixin isoform X2, translating into MQSWSLPSSPIPQGNSSSTRVLEQHKLTKEQWEDRIQTWHEEHRGMLREDSMMEYLKIAQDLEMYGVNYFEIKNKKGTQLWLGVDALGLNIYEHEDKLTPKIGFPWSEIRNISFNDKKFVIKPIDKKAPDFVFYAPRLRINKRILALCMGNHELYMRRRKPDTIEVQQMKAQAREEKHHKQMERAQLENEKKKREHAEKEKEKIEREKDELMERLRHIEEQTMRAQKELEEQTRRALELEQERRRAREEAERLERERTMAEEAKGELAKQAADQLKNQEQLAAELAEFTAKIALLEDAKRKKEDEASEWQHKALSAQDDLEKTKEELKTAMTIMPAAPGGNAESEHDEQDENHAEASAELSNEGVSEIDLRSEEARVTEAQKNERVKQQLQTLSSELAEARDETKKTQNDVLHAENVKAGRDKYKTLRQIRSGNTKQRIDEFESM